The Entelurus aequoreus isolate RoL-2023_Sb linkage group LG23, RoL_Eaeq_v1.1, whole genome shotgun sequence genome has a window encoding:
- the LOC133640950 gene encoding E3 SUMO-protein ligase ZBED1-like: protein MEQPQGKRKNSAVWDYFDQIPDNKVKCRICSTELSYINKSTSSMLRHYRARHENEVPETPRINSATRKQMLDEALLNFIVKDCQPLSIVESEGFRELVQVLEPSYVLPTRKTIKKMLVTKYEEERERVKLEVQQAVAVSITADMWTSVNMEAYLALTCHYINDPLQLCTSVLGVQYFPQSHTADNLAQVKRDMMADWAITNKVKCFVTDAAPNMIASTRQLQIRHSICIAHSLNLLVRKSCDQIPTLASIRHKVRHIVTYFRSSTTAKEKLAQVQQQMGRPTLKLINEVATRWNSTYEMLSRLHDEKESVWVSLASLKTDLTPLTADEFNIVGETLIVLAPFHQATVELSEERRVSGSKVIPMMKMLYLALEHSA from the exons ATGGAGCAGCCTCAGGGAAAAAGAAAAAATTCCGCCGTGTGGGACTATTTTGATCAAATACCGGATAATAAG gttaaatGTCGCATTTGTTCGACAGAATTGTCGTACATCAACAAATCCACCTCCTCAATGCTGAGGCATTATAGGGCCAGGCATGAAAATGAAGTTCCAGAGACACCCAGGATAAACTCAG CTACCAGGAAGCAGATGCTGGATGAGGCTCTGCTGAACTTCATTGTGAAGGACTGCCAGCCCCTCAGCATTGTGGAGAGTGAAGGGTTCAGGGAACTGGTGCAGGTCCTTGAGCCATCATATGTTTTGCCTACCAGAAAG ACCATCAAAAAAATGCTGGTGACAAAATATGAGGAGGAACGGGAACGAGTGAAATTGGAAGTACAGCAAGCTGTGGCAGTGAGTATAACAGCTGACATGTGGACATCTGTAAACATGGAGGCTTACTTGGCTCTTACCTGTCACTACATAAATGATCCTTTGCAGTTGTGTACATCTGTGTTGGGTGTGCAATACTTTCCACAAAGTCACACTGCTGACAATTTGGCCCAGGTCAAAAGGGACATGATGGCAGACTGGGCCATAACTAATAAAGTAAAGTGTTTTGTGACCGACGCAGCACCAAACATGATTGCATCCACTAGACAGCTCCAAATTCGACACTCAATTTGCATAGCACATAGTCTTAATTTATTAGTTAGAAAATCATGTGACCAGATCCCCACACTTGCATCCATCAGACACAAAGTTAGGCACATTGTCACATACTTCAGATCGAGCACTACAGCTAAGGAGAAGCTTGCTCAAGTGCAGCAACAGATGGGACGGCCAACCCTGAAACTCATCAATGAGGTGGCAACACGCTGGAACAGCACATATGAAATGCTGTCAAGGCTACATGATGAGAAGGAGTCAGTGTGGGTATCTCTGGCCTCTCTAAAAACAGATTTGACTCCACTTACAGCTGATGAGTTTAACATCGTAGGAGAAACACTTATTGTGCTTGCTCCTTTCCATCAAGCCACAGTGGAGTTGTCTGAGGAGAGGCGAGTGTCAGGGTCAAAGGTCATCCCGATGATGAAAATGCTCTACCTTGCACTAGAGCATAGTGCTTGA